Genomic DNA from Deltaproteobacteria bacterium RBG_16_64_85:
CTCGGGGCATGCATGCTTCGGTCCGCCCGGGCAGGGGCCGTCCGCATCCACCTGGAAGTGCGCGCCGGGAACACTCCCGCCATCCGGATGTATGAGCGGGAGGGGTTTTCCTTCCTGGGGATTCGAAGAGGATATTACGCGGATACCGGAGAAGACGCGGTTCTTCTCTCCCGGGAGCTTCGGAGGTCGGATGTCCCATAGCCGGATGCAATTCGTGGCGGGAAAAATCGTGCGGAACGAGGGGCACGGGGAGATCTTCTATCGCCTGGAAGCGGCCGTCCCCGAGCCGGTCGAGTACGAGCCGGGCCAGTTCGCCATGGTCTCCGGCTGGCCGGGGAACGACCCGCTGCTCCCGCGGCCCCTGGCGATCTTTCGAGCGGGCGCGGCGCCGAAGGGCAAGGGGACGGTCGAGTTCGTCTACAAGGTCGTGGGGCGCGGCACCGCGCTGCTGTCGGGGATGCACCCGGGAGAGTCGCTGTCCCTCACCCTTCCGCTGGGCCGGGGGTTCGACCTCGCCAAGGACGGGCAGCTGTACTGGCTCGTTGGCGGCGGCGTCGGGTTCGCGACCGTCTTTCCCGCCGCCGCGGCGCTCGGAAGGCGGCGGGCGGAATATGAAATGTTTCTGGGAAGCCGCACCCGCGAACAGCTTCCCCCGAAGGAGTGGACGCCCGGCGGCTCATCCCCGGGGCGTGTCCACCTCTGCACCGAGGACGGGACCGCCGGTTATTTCGGGCAGGTCACCGACACCATCCGGGAGCGGATGGCGGCCCTTTCCGATGCCGATGCCACCCGCCTGACGATCCTCGCCTGCGGCCCCCGGGAGATGCTGAAGGAGATCGCCCTGGCGGCTTCGGTGCGGGGCGCGGAGATGCAGGCGGCGCTCGAAAATCACATGGCGTGCGGGTTCGGCGTCTGCTGGGGGTGCGTCGTTGCCCTGCGGGAGGGGGAGCAGATCGCCTATCGGCGGGTCTGCAAGGAAGGGCCGGTCTTCGATGCGCGGGAGGTCGTCTGGTGAAACCGGACCTCTCGGTATCCCTGGGAAGGCTGCGCCTGAAGAACCCGGTGATGAGCGCGTCGGGGACGTTCGGGTACGGGCTCGAGTTCTCCCCCTTCTACGACATCTCGCGCCTCGGGGCCGTCGTGGTCAAGGGGTTGTCGCTTGCGCCCACGCCGGGGAACCCTCCGGGGCGGATCGTCGAGACGGCGTCGGGGATGCTCAACGCCATCGGCCTGCAGAACATCGGGGTCGAGCGGTTCATCGAGGAGGTCGCTCCGCGCCTTTCGGACGCGGGGGCCACGTTCGCCGCGAACATCTACGGACGGACGGTGGAGGAGTACGAATCGGTCGCCGTCCGGCTTTCGGAGCTGTCCTCTCTCGCCGCGATCGAAGTGAACGCCTCCTGTCCCAATGTAAAGGAGGGCGGGATGGCGTTCGGCGCGACGCCGGAGGGGATCTCGCATCTCACCGGCCGGGTGCGGAAGGCGACCGGGAAGTCCCTCTGGGTCAAGCTCAGCCCCAATGTCGCGGACATCGCCTCCGTGGCGGCTGCTGCGGAAGGCGCAGGGGCGGACGCCGTGTCGCTCATCAACACCATCGTCGGGATGGCGGTGGACCACCGGACGCGCAGGCCGAAGCTGTCCAACGTGACCGGGGGGCTGTCGGGGCCGGCGATCAAGCCGGTCGCCCTGCGGATGGTGTGGGAAGTGTGCCGGCGCGTGAAGATCCCGGTGATCGGGATCGGCGGGATCCAGACGGCGGCGGACGCGCTGGAGTTCCTTCTCGTGGGGGCCTCCGCGGTGCAGGTCGGGACGGCCAATTTCCGGAACCCGAGGGCGTGCGTGGAGATCCTCGAAGGGGTCGAGACGTTCCTGCGGGAAGAGCGGCTCGCCGGGATCTCGGAGTACCGTGGGAAGCTGCACCTGTAAAGAAAAAGAATTGTCTTGTGGGCGATTTACGATTCCTCGTATAATGGGGCCAGGTAGCGGGGAAACTCTGGAAAGTGGGCCGTCGCCCACTTTTTTTTTCGATGTGACAAACCCATGAAAGCGGACATCGAAAAGATCGAAACCCTGGTCGCCCAGGTGGCGCGGGAAGAGATGGTGGAGGTCTTCGACCTCGCTGTTGCGAGGGAAGGCCCTCGGACAGTGATCCGCGTCTTCCTGGACCGCGAGGGAGGCATCCGCCTCGGAGAGTGCGAGTCGTTCAGCCGGAAGATGAGCGCGGTGCTCGATGTCAGCGACCCGATGCCGGGCCCTTACGTCCTGGAGGTTTCTTCGCCGGGGCTCAACCGGAGGCTTACGAAGCCGGCGCATTTTGCGGCGGTGGCGGGAAGGCGGATCCGGGTGGCGCTCTCCGAGCCGGTAGAAGGGAGTCGGAACTACCGGGGAACCCTGTTCCGGGCCGACGGGGAGGGCATCGACCTCGAGCGGGACGGCAAGATCTTCCGGTTCCCCTACCGCGCGGTGCGCAAGGCGAACCTGGAGGTTGACCAGGAAGAACTCTTCGGAAAGGGAAAGAGATAGCAATGATTCTGGACATCGGGCAGATCATCACGCAGCTGGGCAAGGAGAAGGGGATCGACCGGGTCGTGATCGTCGAAGCGATCAAGGAGGCCCTGGAGATCGCCGCCAGGAAGAAGTACGGGATGAACAAGCGGATCGAGGCTACCTACGACAGCGAAACCGGCGAATTCGAGATCCTGGAGTTCCGCACCGTCGTGGAGGAGGTCAAGGACCCCGAGGCCGAGATCTCGCTCGAAGCCGCCCGCGAGTACGACCCCGAAGCGGTCTACAACGACAACATCGGGTTCCGGATGAGCACCCGCGACCTGGGCCGCATCGCCGCGCAGACGGCCCGCCAGATCATCATGCAGAAGGTGAAGGACGCCGAGCGGGAAGTGATCTATAACGAGTTCATCGGCCGGAAGGGGGAGATCATCAACGGGATCGTGCAGCGCTACGAGCGCGACTGCCTGGTCGTCGACCTGGGCAAGACGGAGGCCGTCATGCCGATGTCGGAGCAGATCCCCCGCGAGCGGTATCGCCAGGGAGACCGGATTCGGGCCTATATCAAGGACGTCAGCAAGACCCCGCGGGGGCCGGAGATCCTGCTTGCGCGCTCCGACCCGCGGATGATCCTCAAGCTGTTCGAACAGGAGGTCCCCGAGGTCTACGAGGGGGTCGTCTCCATCCTGAGCGTCGCGAGGGAGCCCGGTTTCCGGACGAAGATCGCCGTCCGCTCGAAGGACCGCGACGTGGACCCGGTGGGGGCATGCGTGGGGATGAAGGGATCCCGGGTGCAGAGCGTCGTCCAGGAGCTGCGCGGCGAGCGAATCGACATCATCGCGTGGGACGAAGATCCCGCGAAGTTCGTGTGCAACGCCCTCCAGCCGGCGGAGATCATCCGGGTGCTGGTCAACGAGTCCGAGAAGAGCATGGAGGTCGTCGTACCCGAGGAGCAGCTCCTCCTGGCGATCGGGAAAAAGGGGCAGAACGTCAAGCTGGCTTCGAAGCTCGTGGGGTGGCACATCGATGTCCGAGCGGAAGGGCAGGTCGAGGACGCCCTGAAGCGCGCGGAGGGGCTCTTCGCCCCCAAGAAGGCGGACCCGTCGGCGAAGGCCGAGGTTCCCCCGGGCGACGTGCCCGCTGCGCAGGAGCCCGAACCTTCGGTGGAGCCGCATCCGCAACCCTCCGTTGCGCCGCAGGGCCTGGAAGGCGGTGAGACTCCGCCCGCGGAAGAACCCTCCCCGGGGGAAGGGGACAGTGAAGCCAAACAGTGACCGCCGCCTCCCGGAGAGGACGTGCGTTCAGTGCGGAAGCACAGGGAGGAAGGAATCGTTTTTCCGGATCGCGGGACGGCCCGAATCGGGCTGGGAGCCGGATCCGGGAGGGAGGAAGCCGGGCCGCGGGATCTACCTTTGCCGGGCCGCGGAGTGCGTGGAAGGATTCGCGAGGCGGATCCGGACCCCGAAGGGAGCGGCGCGGTGGAAGATGGGGGTCAACGGATCGGTGCTCGCGGACAAGGTTTCCGCCTGGTGGGCCGCTGAAGAGCGAAAGTAGGGAGGGTGGATGGAGAAGGTTCGCATTCGGGAGCTGGCCAAGGAACTCAGGATGGAGACGAGCAAGGAGATCCTCGCGTTCCTTGAGCGGATCGGGCAAAAGGGCAAGTCGGCATCGAGCAGCATCGAGGGAGACGTGATCGAGCGGGTGAAGAATCACTTCCGGAGGACCGCGCCGCCGCCTCCCCCGAAGCAGACCCTCGTGGTCACGCGCGCCGACGGGACCCTCGAGCGCCGCTCGAGCAGGGTGGTCCTGCGGCGCGGCGCACCGGTGGTCGAGAAGCCCCCCGCCCCCGAAGAGCCTTCCGCACCGGCACCTCCCGCAGGCGAAGCGGCCGCCGGGGCTCCTTCCGTCGCCGCGGCGCCCGCCCCCGTGGAGTCGGTTCCGGACGTCGCCAAGGCGCCGGAGGCGGTCCCGGCCGCGGAAACGCCCGGGGCGGAAGCGGAAAGCCGGCAACCGGCGGTAGCTGTTGTCCGGGTGGTGGAAAAGACGCCCGCCGAGAAGGCCGCCGAGGAGCGGAAAGAGAAGGAAAAGAAGTGGAAGAAAGCCAAGCCCCACGAGAAAAAGGTCCAGAAGGGAGTCCTGAAGAGAACCATCATCCAGGAAATCGTCGAGGAGCCCGAAGCCCCGAAGGCGCCGGAGAAACCGGCGGCCGAGGCCGAGCCGGTAGTGGTGCGCCAATTCCAGCCGGTCCGGGCGCTCAAGAAGAGGGGAAAGCCCGTCAAGGAAAAGAAGGCTCCCTCCACCCTTCCGCCGAAGGCCAGCAAGCGCGTGTTCAAGATCGAGGAGGTCATCACCGTCGGGGATCTCGCGCACCGGATGGGGATCAAGGCCGCCGACGTGATCAAGAAGCTGATCGAGATGGGGATGCCGACCACGGTCAATCAACTCCTCGACGCCGACACCGCCCGGATCCTGGCCCAGGAGTACGGGTACGAGGTGGAGAACGTCGCGCCCGAGGTGGAGAGCCTCATCGACCAGGAGGAGGACCGGGAGGAGGACCTCGTTTTGCGTCCGCCCGTCGTGACCATCATGGGGCACGTGGACCACGGGAAGACCACCCTGCTGGACGCCATCCGGCAGAGCAACGTCACCGACCACGAGGCGGGAGGGATCACCCAGCACATCGGCGCATACGAGGTCGAGCACGGCGAGCGGAAGCTCGTCCTGCTGGACACGCCGGGCCACGAAGCCTTCACCTCCATGCGGGCCCGCGGCGCGTCGGTCACTGATATCGTGGTGCTGGTCGTCGCCGCCGACGACGGCGTGATGCCGCAGACGATCGAGGCGATCGACCACGCCAAGGCGGCGGGCGTGCCCATCGTGGTGGCGGTCAACAAGGTCGACAAGTCCGGGGCGCAACCCGACCGCATCCGGCAGCAGCTCTCCGAGCACGGGCTCCTCCCGGAGGAATGGGGCGGCCAGACGCTGTACGCCAACGTCTCCGCGAAGAGAAAGACGGGGATCGAAGCCCTGCTCGAGCTCGTCCTGCTCCAGGCCGACCTCCTGGAGCTGAAGTCCAACCCCAGGAAGATGGCGCGGGGGACGGTCATCGAATCCCGCCTGGAGAAGGGACGGGGTCCGGTGGCGACGGTTCTTGTCCGGGAAGGGACTTTGCGGGTCGGCGACCCGATCGTCACGGGGATCCACTACGGAAGGGTCCGGGCGCTGGCCAACCACAAGGGAAAGCGACTCGTGGAGTCTCCACCCGGGACCCCCGCGGAGATCCAGGGGCTTGACGGGCTCCCCGCCGCCGGCCAGAAGTTCGCGGTCCTCAAGGACGAGCGGACGGCGCGCCAGATCGCACTGCACCGACAGGAAAAGGACCGGGAGAAGACGGTCGCGCGGCCCCGGTTCAGCCTGGAGGATCTCCACCGGCACATCGAGGTCGGGGACCTGAGGGAGCTGAACATCGTCATCAAGGCGGACGTCCAGGGGTCGATGGAGGCGCTGCAGTTCTCCCTGGGGAAGCTCTCCGGAGAGAAGGTCAAGGTGAAGGTCATCCATGCCGGGGTCGGCGGGATCTCGGAGACCGACGTGATGCTGGCTTCGGCTTCCACAGCCGTCGTCATCGGCTTCAGCGTGCGGCCCGAGCCCAAGGCGGCGGAGCTGGCCGAGCGGGAGAGCGTCGATGTCCGGCTCTATTCCGTGATCTACGACGTCGTCGACGACATCCGGAAGGCGATGGAAGGGCTGCTCGCGCCGACGTTCCGGGAAGCCTCCCAGGGGCGCGCCGAGGTCCGCAACACGTTCCACATCTCCAAGATCGGGACCATCGCCGGCTGCTACGTCCTGTCGGGAAAGATCACCCGGAACTCGAACCTCCGCCTGCTGCGCGACAGCGTAGTCGTGTACGAGGGAAAGCTCTCGTCCCTGAAGCGGTTCAAGGAGGATGTCCGCGAGGTGTCGGAAGGGTACGAGTGCGGGATCGGTATCGAGAACTTCAACGACATTCAGGTAGGCGACCAGATCGAGGCGTACGTGATGGAGAAGGTCGCCGGGACGCTCGCGTAGCGCCATGCTGGTGGCGGTGCTGTTGGCAGAGCTTCTCTTTCCCGACGCCGCTTCCCTCAAAGACAAACGCCGGAGGCTTTCCGGGCTGACCGGGAAGATCCGTTCCGGGTACCCGGTGTCCGTCGCCGAGGTCGGCTTCCAGGACCTGTGGCAGCGGGGCCGGATCGGCATCGCGCTGGTGTCGACCGACGCGCGACTGGCGCGGTCGATGCTGGACCGGATCAGCGATTTGGTGGGGCGGGACGGGGAGGTGGAGCTCCTCGACCGCCGGATCGAGTTCCTCCGGGTCGATGAGGAGGAGACATGAAAGGCCGAGGCGACCGCCCCGCCCGCGTGGCGGAACGGATCCGGGAGGAGGTTTCCCTCATCCTCCAGAACAGGGTGAAGGATCCCGGCATGGGGGTGGTGACGATCACGGACGTGACGATCACCCCCGATCTCAAGACCGCGCGCGTCCATTATTCCGTCCTGGGCGGGGACGAGGAGAAGATCGCCGTCCGGGACGCGCTGCGGCGCTCCAAGGGGTTCATCCGGAAGGAGCTCGGACGGACCCTCCAGCTGCGGTACTCCCCCGAGGTGGCGTTCCTGTTCGACAATACCTATGAAAAGGGTGCCCGGATGGACCGGCTCCTGAGGGAGATCCGGTCGGAGGGCGACGGTGAAAAATAACATCGAGGCGATCTGCCGCGTCTTCCGGGAGAAGGATCGGTTCCTGATCGCCTCCCACGAAAACCCCGAGGGGGACGCCATCGGCTCCCAGCTGGCGCTGGCGCTTGCGCTGCGGAAGATGGGGAAGACCGCGACCGTCCTGAACGCCGATCCCGTTCCCGGGAACCTGGCGTTCCTACCGGGGGCCGACAGCGTGGTCTACGAGGAGAACGGCTCCCGCTACGAGGTGGCCGTCGTGGTGGATTGCGGCTCCTCCGAAAGGACCGGGCGCGTGCAGGCGGAGCTTTGCAAGCCCCCCGTCCTGGTGAACATCGACCATCACCGGACCAACGGCGGCTGCGGCAATTATTGCCTTGTCGACCCGGAGGCGGCCGCGACGGGGATCCTCATCTACCGGATTCTGGCGGCCATGAACGTGGAGATCGATTGCGACGTCGCCGTCAACATCTACGTTGCCATCCTGACGGACACCGGCTCCTTCCACTACGCCAACACCTCGCCGGAGGCCTTCCAAATCGCGGGGGAGATGATCCGGCGGGGGGTCGACCCCTGGGCGGTGGCGGAAAAGGTCTACGAGACCCAGAGCGCCGACCGGCTGCGCCTGCTGGGGAGGGTGCTCAGCTCCCTGGAGATCGCGGCCGGGGGGAAGGTCGCGGCCGTCACGACAACGAAGAAGGACCTCGCCGACTTCTCCGCCAGGAAGGATTTCCTCGAGGGGTTCATCAACTATCCCCGCTCGGTGATCGGGGTCGAGGTGGCGGTGGCGTTCCGGGAGGAGGACGCCGGGGAGATCCGGGTGAGCCTCCGGTCCAAGGGGCGCGTGGACGTTTCCGCGATCTCCCAGGCGTTCGGGGGAGGGGGGCACCGCAATGCCGCGGGATGCAGCCTGCGCGGCCCCCTCGATGAGGTGAAGCGCAAGGTCTACGGGGCGTTGGAGGCGGCGCTCCGGTGACGGACGGCGTCATCGTCCTGGACAAGCCCGGCGGGATCACCTCCTTCCGCGCCGTCGAGGAGGTGGGGAGAGTCCTCCGGACGAAGAAGTGCGGGCACGCCGGCACCCTCGACCCGATGGCGACCGGAGTCCTGCTGGTGTGCGCCGGCAGGGCCACGAAGATCGCCGGATACCTCGCCGCGCAGGAAAAGGAATACGAGGCCCGTTTCCGGTTCGGGGCCGCCACCGACACGGGGGACGTCACCGGCAAGGTGATCGAAAGCCGGCCGGCCGCGTTTGCGCCTTCGGATGCCGTTGCCGTCGCCGTTTCCGGGCTTGTCGGCACCCGGGAGCAGGTCCCTCCGGCCTTCTCGGCCGTCAAGGTGGCCGGGACCCGGGCGTACGTGATGGCCCGGCAGGGGAAACCCCTGGAGCTTTCCCCGCGCACGGTGACCGTCGCCGAGGCGCGTCTTCTTTCATGGTCGGAGGAAGGGTTCGCCGTTTTCTTGCGGTGCTCGAAGGGGTTTTACGTCCGCGCGCTACCGCGGGAGCTGGGCCGGCTGCTGGGCGTCCCGATGGCCGTTTCGTCGCTGCGCCGGCTGCGGTCCGGCACCTTTCGCGTCGAGGATTCGGTAACGCTCGCGGACCTCGTCGAGGAGGGGAAGCGCGGCGCGGCGGCGTCCCGGCTGGTCCCGATCGAGAAGGCCCTCGCCGGGTTCCCGCAGTGGGAGATCCCGAAGGAGGCCGTCGTAGCGGTCCGTCACGGCGGCTCGCCCGCGCCCTGGCTTGCCGGGCGCGATCCGGGGCCCTCGCAAGGCGTGGTCCTGCTGACTCACGGGAAGGAGGGGCCCGTCGCCCTCGTCGAGCGGATCGGGGAGGGCCGGTGGAGGATCGTGCGGGGCATATGAATTTACTTCCCTGCGGGGATATGTTATAAAATAAAAATCCGGCAAATCTGTATGATTTTCTGATCCTTTGAAAGGGGAAGGGCGAAGCGAAATGGGCTTGGAGACGGAGAAGAAGAAGGACTTGATCGGCAAGTTCCGGGTACACGAGTCGGACACCGGCTCGCCCGAGGTCCAGATCGCCCTCCTGACGGAGAGGATCAACGAGATCACGGATCACCTCAAAACGCACAACAAGGACTTCAACACCCGGAGGGGGCTGTTGAAGCTGGTCGGTCAGAGGCGCCGTCTCCTCGACTACCTGAAGTTGAAGGAATCGCTGCGGTACAAGGCGGTAGTAGAAGCGCTCGGCCTGCGCAAGTAATTCGGGAAACGAACGATATCCACATCATCGCTGCCCCCGTGGCGGCACAAGAAGGGAATACAAACAAATTGGGACACGTGTACGAAAAGGAAATATCGGGAAGAAAACTTTGCATGGAGACCGGCGTGTTGGCCAAGCAGGCGGGCGGCGCCGTGGTCGTTCGGTACGGGGACTCCTTGGTCCTCGTGACGGCGTGCGGCGACGAGACGACTCCGCGGCAGGGGATCGATTTCCTCCCCCTCGTCGTCGACTACGTCGAGAAAACGTTCGCGGTCGGGAGGATCCCTGGCGGCTTCTTGAAGCGGGAGGGGAGGCTCTCGGAATTCGAGGTGCTGACGTCGAGGCTCATCGACCGGCCGATCCGGCCGCTGTTCCCGAAAGGGTTCTACAACGAGACCCAGGTGATCGCCACCGTCCTCTCCGCGGACAAGGAAAACGACACGAGCATCCTGGCGATGATCGGCGCTTCCGCCGCACTCACCCTCTCCGACCTCCCGTTCAGCGGGCCGATCGCCGGCGCTCGGGTAGGTCGGATCGACGGGAAGCTCGTCATCAATCCCCGGATCCCCGAGCTGGCCGGCAGCGACGTGAACATCTTCGTGGCCGGCAGCCGCGACGCCATCCTGATGGTGGAGGGAGAGGCCGGCGAGGTCCCGGAGGAGGAGGTGCTCGACGCGATCCTGTTCGCCCACGAGTCCCTCCAGCCGATCCTCGAGATGCAGGAACGGATGCGGGAGGAGATCGGCAAGCCCAAGCGCACCTTCGAGAAGAAAGAGCTCTCCGAGGAGGACCTGCGCAAGATATCGGAGGTCGCGGAGAACGACTTGCGGGCCGCGTACGGCATCCAGGCCAAGCAGGACCGCCGGAAACGGATCGACGAGATCGCGGAGGCCGTCCGGAACGCCTTCTCCGAGGAGGAGCGCGTCGAGAAGGCCACCCTCATCGCGGAGACCTTCAAGAACCTGGAAAAGCGGATCGTCCGCGGAAAGATCCTCGCTACGGGCCAGAGGATCGACGGCCGGCGGCTCACGGACATCCGGCCCATCGAGAGCCGGGTGGGGGTGCTCCCCCGCACGCACGGCTCCGCGATCTTCACGCGGGGGGAGACCCAAGTGCTCGTCACCGCCACGCTCGGCACCACGCAGGACGAGCAGCGGATCGACTCCCTGCTGGGCGAGTCCTACAAGTCGTTCATGCTGCACTATAACTTCCCCCCCTTCAGCGTGGGGGAGGTGAAGATGCTCCGCC
This window encodes:
- a CDS encoding transcription termination/antitermination protein NusA, yielding MILDIGQIITQLGKEKGIDRVVIVEAIKEALEIAARKKYGMNKRIEATYDSETGEFEILEFRTVVEEVKDPEAEISLEAAREYDPEAVYNDNIGFRMSTRDLGRIAAQTARQIIMQKVKDAEREVIYNEFIGRKGEIINGIVQRYERDCLVVDLGKTEAVMPMSEQIPRERYRQGDRIRAYIKDVSKTPRGPEILLARSDPRMILKLFEQEVPEVYEGVVSILSVAREPGFRTKIAVRSKDRDVDPVGACVGMKGSRVQSVVQELRGERIDIIAWDEDPAKFVCNALQPAEIIRVLVNESEKSMEVVVPEEQLLLAIGKKGQNVKLASKLVGWHIDVRAEGQVEDALKRAEGLFAPKKADPSAKAEVPPGDVPAAQEPEPSVEPHPQPSVAPQGLEGGETPPAEEPSPGEGDSEAKQ
- a CDS encoding tRNA pseudouridine(55) synthase TruB; the encoded protein is MTDGVIVLDKPGGITSFRAVEEVGRVLRTKKCGHAGTLDPMATGVLLVCAGRATKIAGYLAAQEKEYEARFRFGAATDTGDVTGKVIESRPAAFAPSDAVAVAVSGLVGTREQVPPAFSAVKVAGTRAYVMARQGKPLELSPRTVTVAEARLLSWSEEGFAVFLRCSKGFYVRALPRELGRLLGVPMAVSSLRRLRSGTFRVEDSVTLADLVEEGKRGAAASRLVPIEKALAGFPQWEIPKEAVVAVRHGGSPAPWLAGRDPGPSQGVVLLTHGKEGPVALVERIGEGRWRIVRGI
- a CDS encoding ribosome-binding factor A: MKGRGDRPARVAERIREEVSLILQNRVKDPGMGVVTITDVTITPDLKTARVHYSVLGGDEEKIAVRDALRRSKGFIRKELGRTLQLRYSPEVAFLFDNTYEKGARMDRLLREIRSEGDGEK
- a CDS encoding 30S ribosomal protein S15 → MGLETEKKKDLIGKFRVHESDTGSPEVQIALLTERINEITDHLKTHNKDFNTRRGLLKLVGQRRRLLDYLKLKESLRYKAVVEALGLRK
- a CDS encoding polyribonucleotide nucleotidyltransferase — its product is MYEKEISGRKLCMETGVLAKQAGGAVVVRYGDSLVLVTACGDETTPRQGIDFLPLVVDYVEKTFAVGRIPGGFLKREGRLSEFEVLTSRLIDRPIRPLFPKGFYNETQVIATVLSADKENDTSILAMIGASAALTLSDLPFSGPIAGARVGRIDGKLVINPRIPELAGSDVNIFVAGSRDAILMVEGEAGEVPEEEVLDAILFAHESLQPILEMQERMREEIGKPKRTFEKKELSEEDLRKISEVAENDLRAAYGIQAKQDRRKRIDEIAEAVRNAFSEEERVEKATLIAETFKNLEKRIVRGKILATGQRIDGRRLTDIRPIESRVGVLPRTHGSAIFTRGETQVLVTATLGTTQDEQRIDSLLGESYKSFMLHYNFPPFSVGEVKMLRQPGRREVGHGALAERAVSKVVPGEQEFPYTIRIVSEVLESNGSSSMATVCGASLAMMDAGIPTAGAVSGIAMGLIKEGDKVAVLSDILGDEDHLGDMDFKVAGTAKGVTAIQMDIKIGGVSRDILLAALRQAREGRLHILDKMNVALDKPRAELSPFAPRIYVMNVRTDKIREIIGPGGKVIRSIQEQTGVKIDVDDDGTVKIAAVDAASARAAISIIEGIVQEAQVGKVYEGKVRKIMDFGAFVELFPGTDGLLHVSQISTKRVRSVSNCFKEGDKVTVSVLEVDRDGRIRLSHKEFEKEGEFPATAFVGPDDPEGRSEREPRGDRPPRDKDREHGGGSRRGRR
- a CDS encoding dihydroorotate dehydrogenase B catalytic subunit, with the protein product MKPDLSVSLGRLRLKNPVMSASGTFGYGLEFSPFYDISRLGAVVVKGLSLAPTPGNPPGRIVETASGMLNAIGLQNIGVERFIEEVAPRLSDAGATFAANIYGRTVEEYESVAVRLSELSSLAAIEVNASCPNVKEGGMAFGATPEGISHLTGRVRKATGKSLWVKLSPNVADIASVAAAAEGAGADAVSLINTIVGMAVDHRTRRPKLSNVTGGLSGPAIKPVALRMVWEVCRRVKIPVIGIGGIQTAADALEFLLVGASAVQVGTANFRNPRACVEILEGVETFLREERLAGISEYRGKLHL